One genomic segment of Bradyrhizobium prioriisuperbiae includes these proteins:
- a CDS encoding FAD-dependent monooxygenase, with product MQDFTKHAVVIAGCGPTGLMLAAELALAGVDIAIVERRESQELAEARAGGLHARTLEALDQRGIVDRFLIEGQKTQNVGFAGVILDLGNCPTRHAYGLGLWQKHIERLLAGWVDDLGVAVYRGREVTGFAQDDGGVDVMLSGGHALRAQYLVGCDGGRSLVRKVAGIEFPGWDPTTSALIAQVEVADEPPWGIHRNALGVHSFGREEYVIRDGQVIFTGGPVRLMVTEENTGATAEPSLHDLRAALVAAHGTDYGVHNPAWISRFTDTTRQAASYRKGRVLLAGDAAHVHAPDGGQGLNTGVQDAVNLGWKLAQVVKGISPDSLLDSYHSERHPVGARVLRTTMAAVALRRADERTNALRESMAELLGLDEPRQRFGAMLAGLDIRYDLGEGHPLLGCRMPDLDLITASGPLRMFALLHDARPVLLNLGEPSGLDITPWADRVKRVDASYIGKWELPAIGAVSAPTAVLIRPDGHVAWAGERTGEGLSDALTTWFGSPVAA from the coding sequence ATGCAAGATTTCACGAAACATGCGGTGGTGATCGCCGGCTGTGGCCCGACGGGCCTGATGCTGGCGGCTGAATTGGCGCTGGCAGGGGTCGACATCGCCATTGTCGAGCGGCGTGAGAGCCAGGAGCTTGCGGAAGCGCGCGCCGGCGGTCTGCATGCACGCACCCTGGAAGCGCTGGACCAGCGTGGCATCGTCGATCGGTTCCTTATCGAGGGACAGAAGACACAGAATGTCGGGTTCGCCGGGGTCATTCTGGACCTCGGCAATTGTCCGACCCGGCATGCTTACGGGCTTGGTCTGTGGCAGAAGCACATCGAGCGTCTGCTGGCCGGCTGGGTCGATGATCTCGGGGTGGCGGTCTATCGCGGGCGTGAGGTGACGGGTTTCGCGCAGGACGACGGCGGTGTCGATGTCATGCTGTCCGGCGGCCACGCGCTGCGGGCGCAGTATCTCGTCGGGTGCGACGGCGGACGCAGCCTGGTGCGCAAGGTTGCCGGCATCGAGTTTCCGGGATGGGATCCGACCACAAGCGCCCTGATCGCCCAGGTGGAAGTGGCCGACGAGCCGCCATGGGGCATTCACCGCAACGCCCTTGGCGTGCATTCCTTCGGCCGGGAGGAGTATGTGATCCGCGACGGCCAGGTGATCTTCACCGGCGGGCCGGTGCGGCTGATGGTGACGGAAGAAAACACCGGCGCCACCGCCGAGCCCAGCCTGCATGATCTTCGCGCCGCGCTGGTTGCGGCCCACGGCACCGACTACGGCGTCCACAACCCCGCCTGGATCTCCCGTTTCACCGACACGACGCGACAGGCGGCGTCTTATCGCAAAGGGCGTGTGCTGCTCGCCGGCGACGCTGCGCACGTGCACGCGCCGGACGGCGGCCAGGGCCTTAACACCGGCGTGCAGGATGCGGTCAACCTGGGCTGGAAACTGGCGCAGGTGGTCAAGGGCATCTCGCCCGACAGCCTGCTGGACAGCTATCACAGCGAGCGCCATCCGGTGGGCGCGCGCGTGCTGCGCACCACCATGGCGGCGGTGGCGCTGCGTCGCGCGGATGAGCGCACCAATGCGCTGCGCGAGAGCATGGCCGAACTGCTCGGTTTGGACGAGCCGCGCCAGCGGTTTGGCGCGATGCTGGCTGGCCTGGACATCCGTTACGACCTCGGCGAGGGACATCCGCTGCTCGGGTGCCGCATGCCCGATCTCGATCTCATCACCGCCAGCGGCCCGCTGCGGATGTTCGCGCTGTTGCATGACGCGCGGCCGGTGCTGCTCAATCTCGGCGAACCCAGCGGCCTCGACATCACGCCATGGGCGGATCGGGTGAAGCGGGTTGATGCCAGCTACATCGGGAAATGGGAGCTTCCGGCGATCGGTGCGGTTAGTGCTCCGACCGCGGTGTTGATCCGGCCGGACGGTCATGTGGCCTGGGCTGGAGAGCGAACCGGGGAGGGGCTCTCCGACGCGCTGACCACATGGTTCGGCTCGCCAGTCGCGGCGTAG
- a CDS encoding methyl-accepting chemotaxis protein — translation MPITQVATMPKDQAAAQSERLLDNLSNGIGQLGVDLADVLGNLQDVASRVSRQSAQFGQLKQAADIMVAANKNIDGVARTVQAATSSAVSDIAGARNTVDSAVQNTADLVGAVGRIEQRLGSVGAVLAQVAKVSGAIEAIARQTNLLALNATIEAARAGAAGRGFAVVASEVKNLAEATRTATLQIGETVRNLDAEVGRLIEESGTATRHARQAGEGAEQVRQVMERVHHGFSEMGRDVDAIAGAAGTNLGHCDVLISEFGDLARGVELSSGDLKVADTRVEGLLETSETLIQSIADSGVAMDDTSLVPVVLDTARRIAEAFEAAIVRGDITLAQLFDENYREIPGTDPKQYLTDYVALTDRILPPIQDPLQSMDPRVVFCVAWANGGYLPTHNPNYRQLQGRDPAWNAAHCRNRRLFNDRAVRKVAASTRPFLLQTYRREMGGGQFVLMKDLSSPIMVQGRRWGAFRIGFRQH, via the coding sequence ATGCCGATCACGCAAGTCGCGACCATGCCGAAGGACCAGGCGGCCGCCCAGAGCGAGCGGCTGCTGGACAATTTGAGCAACGGCATCGGCCAGCTTGGTGTCGACCTGGCGGACGTGCTCGGCAATCTGCAGGACGTCGCCAGCCGGGTGTCCCGCCAGTCGGCGCAATTCGGCCAGTTGAAGCAGGCCGCCGATATTATGGTGGCTGCCAACAAGAATATCGATGGCGTGGCGCGCACGGTTCAGGCGGCAACATCCAGTGCCGTCTCCGACATCGCTGGCGCGCGAAACACGGTCGACAGCGCCGTCCAGAACACGGCGGACCTGGTCGGCGCTGTCGGTCGCATCGAACAGCGGCTGGGGTCCGTGGGCGCGGTCCTGGCACAGGTCGCGAAGGTGTCCGGAGCGATCGAGGCCATCGCCCGGCAGACCAACCTTCTGGCGCTCAACGCCACCATCGAGGCTGCCCGTGCCGGCGCGGCCGGGCGCGGCTTTGCCGTTGTCGCCAGCGAGGTGAAGAACCTCGCGGAGGCGACGCGCACGGCAACCCTGCAGATCGGCGAGACCGTCCGCAATCTGGATGCGGAGGTCGGCCGGTTGATCGAAGAAAGCGGCACGGCGACGCGCCATGCCAGGCAGGCCGGCGAGGGAGCGGAGCAGGTTCGCCAGGTGATGGAGCGGGTCCATCACGGTTTCTCCGAGATGGGGCGGGATGTCGACGCGATCGCGGGCGCAGCCGGCACCAATCTCGGTCATTGCGATGTGCTGATCAGCGAGTTCGGCGATTTGGCGAGGGGCGTGGAACTGTCATCAGGCGATCTCAAGGTCGCGGACACGCGCGTGGAAGGCCTGCTGGAGACCTCCGAGACTCTGATCCAGTCGATCGCCGACAGCGGCGTCGCGATGGACGATACATCGCTCGTTCCGGTGGTTCTCGATACGGCGAGGCGGATCGCGGAGGCGTTCGAAGCCGCGATCGTGCGCGGCGACATCACCCTTGCTCAGCTGTTCGATGAGAATTATCGCGAAATTCCCGGCACCGATCCGAAGCAATATCTGACGGATTATGTCGCGCTGACCGACCGCATCCTCCCGCCGATTCAGGATCCGCTTCAAAGCATGGATCCTCGCGTCGTGTTTTGCGTGGCATGGGCCAACGGCGGTTATCTGCCCACCCACAATCCGAACTATCGTCAGCTGCAGGGCAGGGACCCCGCGTGGAACGCCGCGCATTGCCGCAACCGGCGGCTGTTCAACGATCGTGCCGTCCGCAAGGTGGCGGCGAGCACGAGGCCCTTCCTGCTGCAGACCTACCGGCGTGAGATGGGCGGCGGCCAGTTCGTGCTGATGAAGGACCTGTCGTCCCCGATCATGGTGCAGGGACGGCGCTGGGGCGCGTTTCGCATCGGCTTTCGCCAGCACTGA
- a CDS encoding SDR family oxidoreductase codes for MKIVVIGGTGLIGTRTVANLRARGHEVVAASPKSGINSITGEGLNEALAGAQVVIDLANSPSFEDSAVLAFFEASGRNLAAAEAATGVRHHVALSIVGTDRTPENGYFRAKVAQERLIVASGIPYTIVRATQFMEFLGGIAASAADGNVLRVSPGLFQPIAADDVAPLVAEAALAPPRNGIVEIAGPDRAPFNEIVARYLKAVGDPREVVRDPEARYFGGRVEEHSLVPLSEARLGQIGLDEWLRRSKPAS; via the coding sequence ATGAAGATCGTCGTCATCGGCGGCACCGGCCTGATCGGCACCAGGACCGTCGCCAATTTGCGCGCGCGTGGCCACGAGGTCGTCGCGGCCTCGCCCAAAAGCGGCATCAACAGCATTACCGGCGAGGGGCTCAACGAGGCTCTGGCCGGCGCACAGGTGGTGATCGACCTCGCCAATTCACCGTCGTTCGAAGACAGCGCGGTGCTGGCGTTCTTCGAGGCCTCCGGCCGCAATCTTGCCGCGGCGGAGGCGGCCACGGGTGTCCGGCACCATGTCGCGCTGTCGATCGTCGGCACCGACCGCACGCCCGAAAACGGTTATTTCCGCGCCAAGGTCGCGCAGGAAAGACTGATCGTGGCCTCGGGCATTCCCTACACCATCGTCCGCGCCACTCAGTTCATGGAATTCCTCGGCGGTATCGCCGCCTCGGCCGCGGATGGCAATGTGCTCCGCGTGTCGCCCGGCCTGTTCCAGCCGATCGCGGCTGATGATGTGGCGCCCCTCGTTGCCGAGGCGGCGCTCGCTCCGCCGCGCAACGGCATTGTCGAGATCGCCGGCCCCGACCGCGCGCCGTTCAATGAGATCGTCGCGCGTTATCTGAAAGCCGTCGGTGACCCGCGCGAGGTGGTGCGTGACCCCGAGGCGCGTTATTTCGGTGGCCGCGTCGAAGAGCACTCGCTGGTGCCGCTGAGCGAAGCGCGCCTCGGCCAGATCGGTCTCGACGAATGGCTTCGCCGCTCAAAACCAGCGAGCTGA
- a CDS encoding sigma-70 family RNA polymerase sigma factor, which produces MTANATPDDAAAAFEPLRPKLVRVAYRMLGSVTDAEDMVQEAFIRWMGADRSDVREPEAFLRRTVTRLCLDQLKSALRQRETYVGPWLPDPVVEEERDDDVTLPLMLALERLSPLERAAFLLHDVFGLGFDEVAATIQRDAAACRQLAARARSHIRDARPRFQVEKQRGLALAEAFFVASRSGDMKALGAMLADDVSVHADGGGKRPAATAPIVGFEAVMKLHEQLAALFQEIRSDLVRAGFVNGLPGFITLEADGEFSTTALDIEDGKITAIYVVRNPDKLKHLH; this is translated from the coding sequence GTGACGGCGAACGCCACACCAGACGACGCAGCGGCGGCTTTCGAGCCGCTGCGTCCCAAGCTCGTGCGTGTCGCCTACCGCATGCTGGGATCTGTCACCGACGCCGAGGATATGGTGCAGGAGGCGTTCATCCGCTGGATGGGCGCCGACCGCAGCGACGTGCGCGAGCCCGAGGCCTTCCTGCGCCGCACGGTGACGCGTCTCTGTCTCGATCAGCTCAAATCGGCGCTGCGCCAGCGCGAGACTTATGTCGGCCCCTGGCTGCCGGATCCCGTTGTGGAAGAGGAGCGGGACGACGACGTCACCCTGCCGCTGATGCTGGCGCTGGAACGCCTGTCACCGCTCGAGCGTGCCGCCTTCCTGCTGCACGATGTGTTCGGGCTGGGATTTGACGAGGTCGCGGCGACTATCCAGCGCGACGCCGCGGCCTGCCGCCAGCTCGCGGCCCGCGCGCGCAGCCATATCCGCGACGCGCGGCCTCGCTTCCAGGTGGAGAAGCAGCGCGGCCTCGCTTTGGCCGAGGCCTTCTTCGTCGCCTCGCGCAGCGGCGACATGAAGGCGCTGGGTGCAATGCTGGCTGACGATGTCAGTGTTCATGCCGACGGTGGCGGCAAACGTCCGGCCGCCACAGCGCCGATTGTCGGCTTCGAGGCGGTGATGAAACTCCATGAGCAGCTGGCAGCCTTGTTCCAGGAGATTCGCTCGGACCTCGTGCGCGCCGGCTTCGTCAACGGGCTGCCCGGCTTCATCACGCTGGAGGCCGACGGTGAATTTTCGACCACCGCCCTCGACATCGAGGATGGAAAGATCACGGCGATTTATGTGGTGAGGAATCCCGATAAGCTGAAGCATCTGCATTAG
- a CDS encoding carboxymuconolactone decarboxylase family protein: MTARLDPMAAAPALMKTWFEASVAINSSLDHTLAELVKIRASQINGCANCINLHTTHAREYGETEQRLYLLSAWHEAPCYSDRERAALGWTEALTRQCEGHSNDDAYEALKAYFTAEEQVKLTLLINIINGWNRIAVGFRGWADPAAVKAASKAASKAAAA; encoded by the coding sequence ATGACTGCCAGACTAGACCCCATGGCTGCCGCCCCCGCCCTCATGAAGACCTGGTTCGAGGCCTCGGTCGCGATCAACTCCAGTCTTGACCACACCCTTGCCGAACTCGTGAAGATCCGGGCGTCCCAGATCAACGGCTGCGCCAACTGCATCAACCTGCACACCACCCACGCGCGCGAATACGGCGAAACCGAGCAGCGCCTCTATTTGCTCTCGGCCTGGCATGAGGCTCCCTGCTACAGTGATCGCGAACGCGCTGCACTGGGCTGGACCGAGGCGTTGACGCGGCAGTGCGAAGGGCATTCCAATGACGATGCCTATGAAGCACTGAAGGCCTATTTCACGGCGGAAGAACAGGTCAAGCTCACCTTGCTGATCAACATCATCAACGGCTGGAACCGGATCGCGGTGGGATTCCGCGGCTGGGCCGATCCGGCCGCCGTCAAGGCAGCGAGCAAGGCTGCCAGCAAGGCGGCCGCCGCGTGA
- a CDS encoding tripartite tricarboxylate transporter substrate binding protein — MKTLITRRAALAMTAAGLCAGPSVVRAQSAANSSSNAWPSRPVTMILPFPAGGGTDLLARALAQEFGDRFGQQFLVDNRTGAGGNIGAGAVAKAAPDGYTIMFGTPGPLANNKLMYKNLPFDPEQAFMPIVLIAKSPLIIAAKTSLPVKDIKELTAHAKANPGKLTVAVPGNGTLGHITSLLLQKELGISMTNVPYRGTAPVINDLLGNQVDLAMDFMPSYVPLVRDGRIRALAVTTAERSSDLPDVQTVQQAGFRGFEASAWYALAAPAGTPGDIIDKLNAATAAFLKSPKGQEVLATLSMQAVGGSPADMKAFIATELQKWGPVVREANISM; from the coding sequence GTGAAAACGCTGATCACGCGAAGGGCCGCGCTTGCCATGACGGCTGCGGGCCTCTGTGCGGGACCATCGGTCGTGCGGGCGCAATCCGCGGCCAATTCTTCGTCCAATGCCTGGCCGTCGCGCCCCGTCACCATGATCCTGCCGTTTCCCGCAGGTGGAGGAACCGACCTTCTGGCCCGCGCGCTTGCGCAGGAGTTCGGCGACAGGTTCGGCCAGCAGTTTCTTGTCGACAACCGCACCGGCGCAGGCGGCAACATCGGCGCCGGCGCCGTCGCCAAGGCCGCTCCCGACGGCTACACCATCATGTTCGGCACGCCCGGGCCGCTCGCCAACAACAAGCTGATGTACAAGAACCTGCCGTTCGATCCCGAGCAGGCCTTCATGCCGATCGTGCTGATCGCCAAGTCGCCCCTCATCATCGCGGCGAAGACATCGCTGCCGGTGAAGGACATCAAGGAGCTCACCGCCCACGCCAAGGCAAATCCCGGCAAGCTCACCGTCGCGGTTCCCGGCAACGGCACGCTCGGCCACATCACCTCGTTGCTGCTGCAGAAGGAGCTCGGGATCAGCATGACCAACGTGCCGTACCGCGGCACGGCGCCGGTGATCAACGACCTTCTCGGCAACCAGGTGGACCTGGCGATGGATTTCATGCCGTCCTATGTGCCGCTGGTGCGCGACGGCCGGATCCGCGCGCTCGCCGTCACCACCGCTGAGCGATCGAGCGACCTGCCTGACGTGCAGACGGTGCAGCAGGCCGGCTTCCGGGGTTTCGAGGCCTCGGCCTGGTATGCGCTGGCGGCGCCGGCGGGCACGCCCGGCGACATCATCGACAAACTCAACGCGGCAACCGCCGCCTTCCTGAAAAGCCCGAAGGGCCAGGAGGTGCTCGCCACGCTCAGCATGCAGGCCGTCGGCGGCTCGCCGGCCGACATGAAAGCCTTTATCGCCACCGAATTGCAGAAATGGGGACCGGTGGTGAGGGAGGCGAACATCTCCATGTAG
- a CDS encoding DNA-binding transcriptional regulator produces MPSFAPVQSVQRALVLLTELNRQHVSSISELHRRTGLPKPTIVRLLETLIAEGFAINDSRLGGYQVTSKVAALNSGFHGAPMVIEAARPWATDLTRRFKWPVAVTMLQEDAVVVRFSTIPDSPVSPFHATINMRLSLMSRALGRAYLAYCPKAERQLLVRMLSASRHAEDRPRNLTRTVEQLVRVTRSRGFAERDPNVEPKNSGTIAVPIMADRAVLATLGLTYFRSAVRRSTVIDTLVPALKDARAHIEQSIAAMRAP; encoded by the coding sequence ATGCCGTCCTTTGCCCCGGTCCAGTCCGTGCAGCGCGCGCTCGTTCTCCTGACCGAGCTCAACCGGCAGCATGTCTCCAGCATCAGCGAGCTGCACCGGCGCACCGGCCTGCCGAAACCGACAATCGTCCGCCTGCTGGAGACCCTGATCGCGGAGGGTTTTGCGATCAACGACAGCCGGCTCGGCGGTTACCAGGTGACGTCCAAGGTTGCCGCGCTGAACAGCGGCTTCCACGGTGCGCCGATGGTGATCGAGGCCGCGCGGCCGTGGGCGACCGACCTCACGCGACGGTTCAAATGGCCGGTGGCGGTGACGATGCTGCAGGAGGACGCCGTCGTGGTGCGTTTCAGCACCATTCCGGACAGCCCGGTGTCGCCGTTCCACGCCACCATCAACATGCGCCTCAGCCTGATGTCGCGCGCGCTCGGCCGCGCTTATCTGGCCTATTGCCCGAAGGCGGAGCGGCAGTTGCTGGTGCGCATGCTGAGCGCGTCCCGTCACGCCGAGGACCGCCCCAGGAACCTCACACGCACCGTCGAGCAACTGGTGCGCGTGACGCGCAGCCGCGGCTTCGCCGAGCGGGATCCGAACGTCGAACCGAAGAACTCCGGCACCATCGCCGTGCCGATCATGGCCGACCGCGCGGTGCTGGCGACACTGGGCCTGACCTATTTCCGCTCGGCGGTCCGGCGCTCGACCGTGATCGACACCCTGGTGCCTGCGCTCAAGGACGCCCGCGCCCACATCGAGCAGAGCATCGCGGCGATGCGCGCGCCGTGA
- a CDS encoding DUF899 domain-containing protein encodes MKIPQIVSPQDWTTAREQLLVKEKAHTRARDALAAERRRMPWMAVDKAYAFDGPQGKLNLLDLFAGRRQLVVYRAFFEPGVHGWPEHGCIGCSLGADQVSHLAHLNARDTTLVYASRAPQADIARLKARMGWEHIPWVTITDSFDADFGVDEWHGHNAFIRDGERIFRTYFINGRGDEAMGTVWSYLDITALGRQEEWEDSPEGYPKSRPYKWWNWNESYVPDAAPDPKWIAVSGAGEAAFRRNQEK; translated from the coding sequence ATGAAGATACCACAGATTGTTTCTCCGCAGGACTGGACAACCGCGCGCGAGCAGCTTCTCGTCAAGGAGAAGGCTCACACCCGCGCCCGCGATGCGCTGGCGGCGGAACGGCGGCGAATGCCATGGATGGCCGTGGACAAGGCTTATGCGTTCGACGGGCCGCAGGGCAAACTGAACCTGCTTGATCTGTTCGCGGGCCGCCGGCAACTGGTGGTCTATCGCGCCTTCTTCGAGCCCGGCGTGCACGGCTGGCCGGAGCATGGCTGCATCGGCTGTTCGCTCGGCGCGGATCAGGTCAGCCACCTGGCTCACCTGAATGCGCGCGACACCACGCTGGTGTATGCCTCGCGCGCGCCGCAGGCCGATATCGCGCGCCTGAAGGCGCGGATGGGCTGGGAGCACATCCCCTGGGTCACCATCACCGACAGCTTCGACGCCGACTTCGGGGTGGACGAATGGCACGGCCACAACGCGTTCATCCGCGATGGCGAACGAATCTTCCGCACCTACTTCATCAACGGCCGCGGCGACGAGGCGATGGGCACGGTCTGGAGCTATCTCGACATCACCGCGCTCGGACGCCAGGAAGAATGGGAGGACTCGCCGGAGGGTTACCCCAAGAGTCGGCCGTACAAATGGTGGAACTGGAACGAGAGTTACGTCCCCGACGCCGCACCGGATCCGAAGTGGATCGCGGTGTCGGGCGCTGGAGAGGCTGCGTTTCGTCGCAACCAGGAAAAATAG
- a CDS encoding cupin domain-containing protein, translated as MATAAMLITGNIFLAPTAQAQQPGVKRTDLQRHDLSAPGREAVQVRVDLAPGVAFGKHTHPGEEIIYVLEGTLEYQIEDKPPVTLKAGDVLFIPAGTVHSARNAGTVTGSELATYIVEKGKPLLTLVK; from the coding sequence ATGGCCACGGCGGCGATGCTGATCACCGGCAACATTTTTCTGGCGCCCACGGCGCAGGCGCAGCAGCCCGGCGTCAAACGAACCGACCTGCAGCGGCACGATCTCAGTGCGCCCGGACGCGAAGCCGTGCAGGTGCGTGTCGACCTCGCGCCCGGCGTCGCCTTCGGCAAGCACACCCATCCGGGTGAGGAGATCATCTACGTGCTGGAAGGCACGCTGGAATATCAGATCGAGGACAAGCCGCCGGTGACCTTGAAGGCCGGCGACGTCCTGTTCATTCCGGCCGGCACGGTTCATTCGGCGCGGAATGCCGGCACCGTGACCGGAAGCGAGCTTGCCACCTACATCGTCGAAAAGGGCAAGCCGCTTCTCACGTTGGTGAAGTGA
- a CDS encoding Ohr family peroxiredoxin, translating to MTATAKVLFTGKTHITAGANGAARSSDGFLDVKLPQPHPAAEQLFGAAWSACYLGAIQLAAGQRKVTLPAEPAVDAEIDLNQAGGSFFLRARLNVSLPGVDRDVAQSLVDAAHGICPYSKAVHGNIEVTTTLL from the coding sequence ATGACCGCCACCGCAAAAGTTCTCTTCACCGGCAAGACCCACATCACGGCTGGCGCCAATGGCGCGGCGCGCAGCAGCGACGGCTTCCTCGACGTCAAGCTGCCGCAGCCGCACCCGGCCGCAGAACAGCTGTTCGGCGCGGCGTGGTCAGCCTGCTATCTCGGCGCCATCCAGCTCGCCGCGGGCCAGCGCAAGGTGACGCTTCCGGCCGAGCCGGCTGTCGACGCCGAGATCGACCTGAACCAGGCCGGCGGCTCGTTCTTCCTGCGCGCGCGCCTGAACGTCAGCCTGCCGGGCGTCGATCGCGATGTCGCGCAATCGCTGGTCGATGCGGCGCACGGCATCTGCCCGTACTCCAAGGCCGTGCACGGCAACATCGAGGTGACCACCACACTGCTCTGA
- a CDS encoding DUF5074 domain-containing protein, with translation MKTSAAEIIQEYGPFPGAEQVHGVTFDGHHVWFASGDKINAFDPASGQTVRAIDVAAHAGTAFDGQHLFQIAENRIQKIDIKTGRVVATIPSPGNGGDSGLAWAEGSLWVGQHRGRKIHQIDPDTGAILRTIDSNRVVTGVTWVDGELWHGTWEGNESDVRRIDPKTGDVLESLEMPQGMGVSGLESDGGDRFFCGGGSTGKVRAVRRPKR, from the coding sequence ATGAAGACATCAGCCGCTGAGATCATCCAGGAATACGGCCCCTTTCCGGGCGCCGAGCAGGTGCATGGCGTCACCTTCGACGGCCATCATGTCTGGTTCGCCTCCGGGGACAAGATCAACGCCTTCGATCCCGCAAGCGGACAGACGGTGCGCGCGATCGATGTCGCCGCCCATGCCGGCACCGCCTTCGACGGCCAGCACCTGTTCCAGATCGCCGAGAACCGCATCCAGAAGATCGACATCAAGACCGGCCGCGTGGTCGCGACCATTCCCTCGCCCGGCAACGGCGGCGATTCCGGTCTGGCATGGGCGGAAGGCTCGCTCTGGGTCGGGCAGCACCGCGGCCGCAAGATCCATCAGATCGATCCCGATACCGGCGCGATCCTGCGCACCATCGACTCCAACCGTGTGGTCACCGGCGTCACCTGGGTCGACGGCGAACTCTGGCACGGCACCTGGGAAGGCAACGAGAGTGACGTGAGACGGATCGATCCCAAGACCGGCGACGTGCTCGAGAGCCTCGAAATGCCACAAGGCATGGGCGTGTCGGGACTGGAGTCCGACGGCGGTGACCGCTTCTTCTGCGGCGGCGGCAGCACCGGCAAGGTGCGCGCGGTGCGCCGGCCCAAGCGCTGA
- a CDS encoding helix-turn-helix domain-containing protein, translating to MDSMITAAARALATGDVLGALKRVALREDAPALALRGIAMAQLGDFDRAKPLLRRAARGFGAKEAVARARCVVAEAEIALVSRDLGWPAKALDVARETLEAHGDRINAAHARTLQVRRLLLIGHLDEAEHALAGLDATTFPPAWKAAHELVVAGIAMRRLRIGIARAALGRAERAARLASIPALTAEVDSASLILNTPAARLIARGEERPLLLADVETLFASKTLVVDACRYVVRDARGVVSLATRPVLFALARALGEAWPDDVSRDTLVARAFRAKHADESHRARLRVEIGRLRKALRPLADVSATKQGFKLAPRRARDMMVLARPVDEEHGTVLAFLADGESWSSSALALALGASQRTVQRALDELATDGKVQSYGRARARRWMTQPLPGYTTTLLLPGPLPSD from the coding sequence ATGGACTCGATGATCACGGCCGCGGCGCGTGCGCTTGCAACCGGCGATGTGCTCGGCGCGCTGAAGCGAGTCGCCTTGCGCGAGGATGCGCCTGCGCTTGCGCTGCGCGGCATCGCCATGGCGCAGCTCGGCGATTTCGACCGCGCCAAACCGCTGCTGCGGCGCGCGGCACGTGGTTTCGGCGCGAAAGAGGCCGTGGCCCGCGCACGCTGCGTCGTGGCCGAAGCCGAGATCGCACTGGTCTCGCGCGATCTCGGCTGGCCGGCGAAAGCGCTGGACGTCGCGCGGGAAACGCTGGAAGCGCACGGCGACCGCATCAATGCCGCGCATGCGCGGACACTGCAGGTCCGCCGCCTGCTGCTGATCGGCCACCTCGACGAGGCCGAGCACGCCCTTGCCGGGCTCGACGCCACGACCTTCCCGCCGGCGTGGAAGGCCGCCCATGAACTGGTGGTGGCGGGAATCGCAATGCGCCGCCTGCGGATCGGGATTGCACGCGCGGCCCTCGGCCGCGCCGAGCGTGCCGCGCGCTTGGCGAGCATCCCGGCGCTGACCGCCGAGGTCGACAGCGCGTCGCTTATCCTGAATACGCCCGCGGCGCGCCTGATCGCGCGAGGTGAAGAGCGGCCTCTCCTGCTCGCGGATGTCGAAACGCTGTTCGCATCGAAAACGCTGGTGGTGGATGCTTGCCGCTACGTGGTGCGCGACGCCCGCGGCGTGGTCTCGCTGGCGACGCGCCCGGTGTTGTTCGCACTCGCCCGCGCGCTCGGCGAGGCCTGGCCGGACGATGTGTCGCGGGACACACTGGTCGCACGCGCCTTCCGGGCCAAGCATGCCGATGAATCGCATCGCGCACGGTTGCGGGTCGAGATCGGGCGGCTGCGCAAGGCGCTGCGGCCGCTCGCCGATGTCAGTGCGACCAAACAGGGTTTTAAGCTGGCGCCGCGCCGTGCGCGCGACATGATGGTGCTGGCGCGGCCCGTCGATGAGGAACATGGGACAGTGCTCGCCTTTCTCGCCGACGGGGAATCCTGGTCGAGCTCGGCGCTCGCGCTGGCGCTCGGGGCCAGCCAGCGCACCGTGCAGCGGGCACTCGACGAGCTTGCGACCGACGGCAAGGTGCAGTCGTATGGCCGCGCGCGGGCCCGGCGCTGGATGACGCAGCCACTGCCGGGATACACGACAACCTTGTTACTCCCGGGTCCGCTGCCGAGCGATTAG